From a single Pseudalkalibacillus hwajinpoensis genomic region:
- a CDS encoding 3-oxoacid CoA-transferase subunit B has protein sequence MGMGVETRRLIARRAAEEVKQGMMVNLGIGIPTLVADYLPASLDVMLHTENGILGMGGSPEQGREDGNLSNAGGYPVTLTSGASFFDSAEAFGMVRRGHLDITILGALEVSGRGDIANWIVPGKRVPGMGGAIDLAQKAKKVIVLMSHTTKEGSPKILKECSLPLTVREGAHMIITERAVMKIDNGKLILVEVMPGYKVEDVIKSTEAVINVDQVRRHTS, from the coding sequence ATGGGTATGGGAGTTGAAACGAGAAGGTTAATAGCTAGAAGGGCAGCAGAAGAAGTGAAGCAAGGTATGATGGTCAACCTTGGGATTGGCATACCGACTCTCGTAGCCGATTATCTTCCTGCTTCACTCGACGTTATGTTGCACACAGAAAACGGTATTCTCGGAATGGGTGGCAGTCCGGAACAGGGAAGAGAAGACGGCAATCTCTCCAATGCGGGTGGTTACCCGGTTACCCTAACGAGCGGAGCGTCGTTTTTTGATAGTGCAGAGGCATTTGGAATGGTGCGAAGGGGGCACCTTGACATCACGATCCTCGGAGCGCTAGAAGTAAGCGGGCGAGGGGATATCGCCAACTGGATCGTCCCGGGTAAGCGGGTTCCTGGAATGGGAGGTGCGATTGACCTTGCTCAAAAGGCAAAGAAAGTGATTGTATTGATGAGTCATACGACAAAAGAAGGTTCGCCAAAAATACTTAAAGAATGTTCTTTGCCCCTAACGGTCAGAGAGGGAGCACATATGATTATTACGGAACGAGCGGTCATGAAAATTGATAATGGAAAACTTATATTAGTAGAAGTCATGCCGGGCTATAAAGTAGAGGATGTAATCAAATCAACAGAAGCTGTTATCAATGTGGATCAGGTAAGGAGGCATACGTCTTGA
- a CDS encoding CoA transferase subunit A — protein MAINKIRSVADLDILKSGMTIMCGGFGGVGSPPTLIDWILESGIDNITLICNDAGFPWIGPGKLVTEKRVSKLIASHIGSNPEAGKQMHNGELDVHFYPQGTLAEKIRAGGMGLGGILVDVGLGTSIEEGKEKTIVKGKEYMIEPALTGDLAIVSCKKADHYGNLIYDQSARNTNTLMASAGDVTVAEAVEVVETGILNPEEIITQGVFVDHVIQSKGVNWKWVWELKREG, from the coding sequence ATGGCTATCAATAAAATTAGATCAGTAGCTGATTTAGATATTCTTAAGAGTGGGATGACAATTATGTGCGGAGGTTTTGGAGGGGTAGGATCTCCGCCAACGCTTATTGATTGGATTCTCGAATCCGGCATTGATAACATAACGCTCATTTGTAATGATGCAGGGTTCCCCTGGATCGGTCCAGGAAAACTCGTCACAGAGAAGCGAGTTTCAAAGCTGATTGCTTCTCATATCGGATCAAATCCAGAAGCGGGAAAGCAAATGCACAATGGTGAACTTGACGTCCACTTCTATCCACAGGGCACACTTGCAGAGAAAATTCGTGCAGGCGGCATGGGACTCGGTGGCATCCTTGTCGATGTAGGACTCGGGACATCGATTGAAGAAGGTAAAGAAAAGACGATCGTGAAGGGTAAAGAATATATGATCGAACCTGCGTTAACGGGGGATCTTGCCATTGTTTCATGTAAAAAAGCTGATCATTACGGAAACCTCATCTATGATCAAAGTGCACGAAATACCAACACTCTCATGGCTTCTGCTGGAGATGTTACAGTAGCTGAAGCCGTTGAGGTTGTGGAAACAGGTATTTTAAATCCTGAAGAAATCATTACGCAGGGCGTTTTCGTCGATCATGTGATTCAGAGTAAAGGGGTGAATTGGAAATGGGTATGGGAGTTGAAACGAGAAGGTTAA
- a CDS encoding aspartate aminotransferase family protein, whose protein sequence is MVNKTHLIKPMLGTEYAVISHGKGIYLYDEDGNVFLDGSSGAVTANIGHGVQDITEAMVKQAAQVSFVYRSQFTSQPAEELARRLCNLAPGDLDWVFFVNSGSEAMETALKIAIQYWQELGRPAKNRVISRWMSYHGITMGALSMSGHVIRRSRFTAMLEHYPALSPPYCYRCTFEEHCPNCSAQYALEFEREVQRLGAETIAAFVCEPVIGAAGGAVVPPKHYFKAMKEVCDRYNILFIADEVMTGIGRTGKMYALEHWGIEPDLLALGKGMSAGYTPMAATLVSDRIIQTIERGSKVVLSGHTFSANPLSAAVCLSVLNYIEQHKVVKNAETSGEVLLKGLKQLKALYPIIGDVRGIGLLTGIELVRDNLTKEPFPLQYEVANRLIRKCYEAGLLVYTAAGGLNGVAGDAIMIAPPLVIQEDEVQLLLDKLNRGLASLVSELEGEGLYERRSIS, encoded by the coding sequence ATGGTAAACAAAACCCATTTAATTAAACCAATGCTTGGTACGGAATATGCAGTGATTTCGCACGGGAAAGGAATCTATTTATATGATGAGGACGGGAACGTATTCCTTGATGGTTCGTCAGGTGCCGTAACGGCAAACATCGGTCATGGCGTACAAGACATTACAGAAGCTATGGTAAAACAGGCTGCTCAGGTGTCATTTGTTTACAGATCGCAGTTCACTAGCCAGCCCGCTGAGGAACTTGCAAGACGGTTGTGTAATTTGGCACCTGGTGACCTTGACTGGGTATTTTTTGTTAACAGCGGATCTGAAGCGATGGAAACAGCATTAAAAATAGCGATTCAGTACTGGCAGGAACTGGGCAGACCTGCGAAGAACAGAGTCATATCGAGGTGGATGAGCTATCATGGTATTACGATGGGCGCCCTCTCTATGTCAGGACACGTGATCCGTCGCAGCCGTTTTACAGCGATGCTTGAGCACTATCCAGCCCTTTCCCCGCCATATTGTTATCGCTGCACTTTTGAAGAGCATTGCCCGAACTGTTCCGCACAGTACGCTCTTGAATTTGAACGAGAGGTTCAAAGACTTGGTGCAGAAACAATCGCTGCTTTTGTATGTGAACCAGTCATTGGAGCAGCTGGAGGAGCGGTCGTCCCTCCAAAACACTATTTTAAAGCGATGAAAGAAGTGTGCGATCGATACAATATCTTATTTATTGCTGATGAAGTGATGACTGGGATCGGCAGGACCGGGAAAATGTATGCACTGGAGCACTGGGGGATTGAACCCGATCTATTAGCACTTGGAAAAGGAATGAGCGCAGGCTACACACCAATGGCCGCTACGCTTGTATCTGATCGTATTATTCAAACAATCGAACGTGGCTCCAAAGTTGTGTTAAGTGGACATACGTTTAGTGCAAATCCACTATCAGCCGCTGTATGTCTTTCAGTGCTTAACTATATTGAGCAACATAAAGTCGTTAAGAATGCTGAGACAAGCGGGGAAGTGCTTCTTAAAGGGTTAAAACAGTTGAAGGCCTTGTACCCGATTATTGGGGATGTTAGGGGAATTGGGTTATTAACTGGAATTGAACTCGTCCGGGATAATCTGACCAAGGAGCCATTTCCGCTCCAGTATGAGGTTGCGAATCGACTGATCCGAAAATGCTATGAAGCTGGACTGCTTGTATACACGGCTGCAGGTGGGCTAAATGGGGTTGCTGGTGATGCGATTATGATTGCCCCGCCACTTGTCATTCAAGAGGATGAAGTTCAACTGCTTCTCGATAAGCTGAACCGGGGGCTCGCAAGTCTTGTTTCTGAACTTGAGGGAGAAGGCTTATATGAAAGAAGATCGATTAGTTAA
- a CDS encoding PucR family transcriptional regulator — MGLTVREALQLKEMREIKLIAGKKGIDRDIKWLTIVEVMEDVSRLHEGEFLITTAYGWNEKSETYTNLIEALANRQLSALAIHTGFYLDVIPIEIVEAANRIGLPLLEIPRTMNFSMVTRSILEQLVNKQLSLLAYAQRIQEDLTSLVLKNAGFSAITESLSKLLHANVSLYNSRNELVASTLLANRTSLIDARYPILGLNEQIGEIFIQKQTELSSLDHLALKQATTIFAIEFLKLQIIKDTRTQIETDFLDTLLSHSYEDEAYMLKKSKEMGFDFSGVNQVFILSSHNLDLLEQDCQQLLILNRIKGIIKKKMDHVVMLVIGAGCPISTAGGINAGISSNVHGIRKLEDAFKEATIAHLFAKYRNTPLLHYDELGAYQIFIRLKENDEELAAYYKPLLMPIVTYDEKHQSQLMKTLETFLENNLVINRTAEKLFIHRHTLNYRIKQLEKLTGIDIYSYDQRIHLQFALLAYVTDHILSK; from the coding sequence ATGGGACTAACGGTACGTGAAGCATTACAACTTAAAGAAATGAGAGAAATTAAACTAATTGCAGGAAAAAAGGGAATTGACCGTGATATCAAATGGCTGACAATTGTGGAAGTGATGGAGGATGTGTCGCGTCTTCATGAAGGTGAATTCTTAATTACCACAGCTTACGGATGGAATGAAAAATCTGAAACATATACGAATTTAATCGAAGCACTTGCGAATCGGCAATTATCTGCGCTCGCAATTCATACAGGCTTTTATCTTGATGTAATTCCTATCGAGATTGTTGAAGCTGCTAACAGGATCGGACTGCCGCTTCTTGAAATTCCTAGAACAATGAATTTTTCCATGGTGACGAGAAGCATTCTTGAACAGCTAGTTAACAAACAGCTTTCTCTGTTAGCATATGCCCAGCGCATTCAAGAAGATCTCACTTCACTTGTACTAAAGAATGCAGGATTTTCAGCCATAACAGAATCCCTCTCGAAATTACTTCATGCCAATGTCTCTTTATATAACAGCAGGAACGAACTAGTTGCCAGCACATTACTTGCTAATCGAACGTCGCTTATCGATGCACGGTATCCGATCCTCGGCCTGAATGAACAGATCGGAGAAATTTTCATTCAGAAACAAACAGAACTAAGCTCACTTGACCATCTTGCATTAAAACAGGCTACGACGATTTTTGCGATCGAGTTTCTAAAACTACAGATAATAAAAGACACCCGCACTCAAATTGAAACAGATTTCCTTGATACACTTCTTTCTCATTCTTATGAAGATGAAGCCTACATGTTGAAAAAAAGTAAAGAGATGGGATTTGACTTCAGTGGGGTAAATCAAGTTTTCATTTTATCTTCACACAACCTGGATTTATTAGAACAAGATTGTCAGCAGCTGCTCATTCTTAATCGAATAAAAGGTATTATTAAAAAGAAAATGGATCACGTTGTGATGCTTGTCATCGGGGCAGGTTGTCCTATTTCGACTGCCGGAGGAATAAATGCTGGAATCAGCTCCAATGTTCATGGCATTCGCAAATTAGAAGACGCTTTTAAGGAAGCAACCATCGCTCACTTATTCGCAAAGTATCGGAACACTCCCCTCCTTCATTATGACGAGCTAGGAGCTTACCAGATTTTTATACGCTTAAAAGAGAATGACGAGGAGTTAGCTGCTTACTACAAGCCCCTGCTGATGCCTATCGTTACCTATGACGAAAAACATCAGTCGCAGTTAATGAAGACACTCGAAACCTTTTTAGAAAATAACCTGGTCATCAATCGCACCGCTGAAAAATTATTTATTCACCGACATACATTGAACTACCGCATCAAGCAACTAGAAAAACTAACCGGGATTGATATTTATTCCTATGATCAGCGCATTCATCTCCAATTCGCTTTGCTCGCCTATGTAACAGACCATATTCTATCGAAATAA
- a CDS encoding aminotransferase A, whose protein sequence is MEHLLNPRIKSIEISGIRTFFNMVADYENMISLTIGQPDFETPAHIKNAAKIAIDQNRTTYTHNAGLLPLRKAATHFLKTRYGLSYSPESEVITTAGASQAIDVSLRTILTEGSEVILPGPVYPGYEPIIKLCGATPIHVDTTNTEFKMTRSLIENALTERTKCIILPSPSNPTGVAMSEEDLADIADLLKNKDVFLLSDEIYSELNFSGTHTSIAQFKGMREKTIVINGLSKSHAMTGWRIGFLFAPVNICKHMLKVHQYNVSCASSISQYAALEALESGLEDPIEMRKEYLVRMNYVYDRLVEMGLSPVKPDGSFYILPSIKQFGFTSFEFAMKLAKEGNLAVVPGSAFSDYGEGYVRISFAYNLDILKEGMDRFERFLDTIR, encoded by the coding sequence ATGGAACACTTATTAAACCCTCGGATTAAATCAATTGAAATTTCCGGTATTCGCACGTTTTTTAATATGGTGGCAGATTACGAGAATATGATATCACTCACCATTGGCCAACCTGATTTTGAAACACCTGCGCATATTAAAAATGCCGCTAAGATAGCGATCGACCAGAACCGCACAACATACACACACAATGCCGGATTACTTCCGTTACGAAAAGCAGCTACACATTTTCTAAAGACGAGATATGGACTATCCTATTCACCTGAAAGTGAAGTCATAACAACGGCAGGTGCCAGCCAGGCAATTGATGTCTCACTTCGGACAATCCTAACGGAAGGATCTGAAGTGATATTACCTGGACCTGTCTATCCCGGATATGAACCGATCATCAAGCTTTGCGGGGCAACACCTATCCATGTTGATACCACAAATACCGAATTTAAGATGACGCGCTCTTTGATTGAAAATGCGCTTACGGAACGAACAAAATGCATTATTCTCCCCTCCCCTTCCAACCCGACCGGTGTTGCGATGTCTGAGGAGGATCTTGCTGATATTGCTGATCTTCTAAAGAACAAAGACGTTTTTCTGCTTTCAGACGAAATTTACTCTGAGCTTAATTTCTCTGGCACACACACTTCCATTGCCCAATTTAAAGGTATGCGCGAAAAAACCATCGTCATTAACGGCCTCTCAAAATCCCATGCGATGACCGGCTGGAGGATTGGGTTTCTTTTCGCTCCTGTGAACATCTGCAAGCACATGCTTAAAGTTCATCAATACAACGTTTCCTGCGCCTCCTCTATTTCACAATACGCGGCACTTGAAGCGCTCGAAAGTGGACTGGAAGATCCTATCGAAATGAGAAAAGAATATCTCGTTCGCATGAATTATGTCTATGATCGTCTGGTAGAAATGGGGCTTTCCCCGGTGAAACCAGATGGTTCTTTCTACATTCTTCCATCCATCAAGCAGTTCGGGTTTACATCCTTTGAGTTTGCTATGAAGCTCGCAAAAGAAGGCAATCTTGCGGTCGTTCCTGGGAGTGCTTTCTCGGATTATGGTGAAGGTTATGTCCGAATTTCCTTTGCGTATAATCTCGACATATTAAAAGAAGGTATGGATCGATTCGAACGATTCCTTGATACAATTCGATGA
- a CDS encoding sulfurtransferase → MKNLVSVKWLSEHLYDDQLVIVDCQFVLGDAEVGYQTYLEGHIPGAVYADLEKDLSSEPGEHGGRHPLPDQEQLQDLIERLGIDPDSKVIAYDSQYGAMASRLWWLLGFAGHKQRAVLDGGLEAWRGEGLKLETKVPTPNKTHYPISLDKSMIVSVNDVKKAQAEGRTIIDSRAPERYAGDVEPIDAKPGHIPEAVNYFWKNNLTEDQKWKDPGERVGVDSGEEPIVYCGSGVTACVNLLAFQEAGVHAKLYPGSYSDWISYNENEVKSK, encoded by the coding sequence ATGAAAAATCTCGTATCAGTGAAATGGCTTTCAGAGCATTTATATGATGATCAATTGGTAATAGTGGACTGTCAGTTTGTATTAGGTGATGCTGAAGTTGGGTATCAAACCTATCTTGAAGGACATATTCCTGGAGCTGTGTATGCGGACTTAGAAAAAGATCTTTCAAGTGAACCAGGCGAGCATGGCGGAAGGCATCCATTACCTGATCAGGAACAACTGCAAGATCTTATTGAACGACTTGGGATTGATCCGGATTCGAAAGTGATAGCTTATGATTCTCAGTATGGTGCAATGGCCTCAAGGTTATGGTGGCTGCTTGGTTTTGCGGGTCATAAACAACGAGCGGTTCTAGATGGTGGGCTTGAAGCCTGGAGAGGGGAGGGGTTGAAACTTGAAACGAAAGTCCCGACTCCTAATAAAACGCACTATCCAATCAGTCTAGATAAATCGATGATTGTGTCCGTGAATGATGTGAAGAAGGCTCAGGCTGAGGGGCGAACGATTATTGATTCCCGCGCACCTGAACGATACGCTGGAGATGTTGAACCAATCGATGCGAAGCCAGGACATATCCCGGAGGCAGTGAATTATTTCTGGAAAAACAACCTCACTGAAGATCAAAAATGGAAAGACCCAGGCGAGAGAGTAGGGGTGGATAGCGGCGAGGAACCCATTGTTTACTGTGGATCCGGAGTTACAGCATGCGTGAACTTGCTTGCATTTCAGGAAGCTGGTGTTCATGCGAAGCTTTATCCCGGCAGTTATAGTGATTGGATTTCGTACAACGAAAATGAAGTGAAATCAAAATAA
- a CDS encoding dynamin family protein produces the protein MRHGHQTVSKVDVLVERLALIEKQLQPNEATKIMQLIQKLMSGEQHFLFSGHFSAGKSSLINALFETNLLPSSPIPASANTVRVRSGEPGATVHFVNGKKMVFEAPYDIETVKRYCLDGDEVERVELSSPSKLEKDVILIDTPGIDSTDEAHRLSTESSMYLADVVFYVMDYNHVQSEVNYQFIRELHRQNKKIILIVNQIDKHKESEITFNKFQQTVAESFESWGMTLESFFFISLRDQDHPHNQFHQLKAYIEGLAKKTGKEKVKRIYNAAVELLGDITTVQAENPDVNDAYQSLRNKVAFSSERYQLIEDEFQSEAAKIMKSAILMPYDVREAGRAYLESLQPEFKVGIVFREKKTEQERMQRYEAFASGLQEQVKSQLEWHFKQLLSGLVETAQLKTKVQEITDRDFSVDYSVIEEEANKGNGATGEAVLHYTDNLANRLKIQIKQQAERAKDELIEEVKVDHGKVISGANNEFKETLGDGAASAFLKQVEKGNREFDKLWSIMNGEHDNEATQAAMELKQALLQEKEEVIVVEASQKIPDRAYAHLENKEEASEEVRSKLPDPKRTAFALREAAEELKGLPGFDNTREMLMKRAEKLTNKSYTVALFGAFSAGKSSFANALIGESVLPSSPNPTTATLNRICPVTDRHTHKTATIFYKTEDELLEDLQHSLSYFGENTFSIEDSLRIITNGKLFLRESADTKPHALFLRAVLEGKKELDYLGKEKEVTMDEYSDMVVNEAKACFISSISLYYDCPLTKEGITLVDTPGADSINARHTGVAFQYMKSADAILYVTYYNHAFSKADREFLIQLGRVKDVFEMDKMFFLLNAADLAENGGEIQLVLDHVANQLQQYGIRQPSLYPVSSLAGMLDSKDNLEEGEQRFLSNLPERLKRKGGITVFETRFYQFIRSDLSKMAVESNLSELERVQKLLQQWLVNFEMNTTEKNEKLSSIKRRSEELKDEITAYSFESSIKAVQQEVIELVHYIPQRLFYRFNDFFKEAFNPSVISGREGLMQASHTLLEDIGQDLIQELRAASLRMDRFIKEELKKSEREIQLVIIQRLPEFRSSAENDYEMDTPLFSQSISSWLSLDLIQKQSRSLFKTPKQFFEQEGRSQLHDELKRLFEQPVKDYLNAEQQVLSDSALHFFDQMIADLKAQFTDQVQAHAVSQSRMLTSDVNKKQLEEKRQAFVQIQSELVGE, from the coding sequence ATGAGGCATGGTCATCAGACAGTATCGAAAGTAGACGTTCTGGTTGAACGTCTTGCGCTTATCGAAAAGCAATTACAGCCAAACGAAGCAACGAAAATCATGCAACTCATTCAAAAGCTAATGAGCGGGGAGCAGCACTTTTTATTTTCAGGACATTTTTCCGCCGGTAAATCCTCGTTAATTAATGCTTTGTTTGAAACAAACCTGTTGCCTTCAAGCCCGATACCGGCAAGTGCGAATACAGTAAGAGTTCGTTCCGGAGAGCCAGGTGCAACGGTTCATTTTGTAAACGGAAAGAAAATGGTATTCGAAGCCCCTTATGATATTGAAACAGTGAAGAGGTATTGTCTCGATGGGGACGAAGTGGAGCGGGTAGAATTATCGTCACCGTCAAAACTTGAGAAAGATGTTATTTTAATCGATACGCCTGGCATTGATTCCACGGATGAGGCGCACCGCCTTTCAACCGAGTCATCGATGTATTTAGCAGATGTCGTCTTTTACGTGATGGACTACAATCATGTTCAATCCGAAGTGAATTACCAATTTATTCGAGAACTTCACCGTCAAAACAAAAAAATCATTTTAATTGTGAATCAAATCGATAAGCATAAAGAGTCAGAAATTACCTTTAACAAGTTTCAACAGACTGTTGCTGAGTCGTTTGAATCCTGGGGCATGACCCTTGAGTCCTTCTTTTTTATATCGCTAAGAGATCAGGACCATCCTCATAACCAGTTTCATCAGTTAAAAGCGTATATTGAAGGGCTGGCTAAAAAGACAGGTAAGGAGAAAGTGAAGCGAATCTATAATGCTGCAGTCGAGCTACTCGGAGACATAACAACAGTTCAAGCAGAGAATCCCGACGTGAATGACGCATATCAATCATTGCGTAACAAGGTAGCATTCTCAAGCGAGCGCTACCAACTGATTGAGGATGAATTTCAATCGGAAGCCGCTAAGATCATGAAAAGTGCCATCTTAATGCCGTATGACGTTCGTGAAGCAGGGCGCGCTTATCTCGAATCACTTCAGCCTGAGTTTAAAGTAGGCATTGTTTTTCGTGAAAAGAAAACCGAGCAGGAGCGAATGCAACGCTACGAAGCATTTGCGAGTGGTTTGCAGGAGCAGGTTAAATCGCAATTAGAATGGCATTTTAAGCAGCTGCTGTCAGGACTAGTGGAGACGGCGCAGCTGAAAACGAAGGTCCAAGAGATCACAGATCGGGACTTTTCAGTCGATTATTCCGTTATAGAAGAAGAGGCGAATAAAGGGAATGGTGCAACAGGTGAAGCGGTCCTGCACTATACGGATAACCTCGCAAATCGCCTTAAGATTCAGATCAAGCAGCAGGCAGAGCGTGCAAAGGATGAGTTGATCGAAGAAGTGAAAGTAGATCACGGGAAGGTCATATCCGGTGCAAACAACGAGTTCAAAGAAACACTGGGTGATGGAGCTGCAAGTGCCTTTCTAAAACAAGTGGAAAAGGGTAATCGAGAATTTGACAAGCTATGGTCGATAATGAACGGTGAGCATGACAATGAGGCCACACAGGCCGCTATGGAGCTTAAACAGGCATTATTACAGGAAAAGGAAGAAGTGATTGTTGTTGAAGCTTCTCAGAAGATACCGGATAGGGCATACGCTCATCTGGAGAATAAGGAAGAAGCATCTGAAGAAGTTCGGTCAAAACTACCTGATCCAAAACGGACAGCGTTTGCGCTAAGAGAAGCTGCAGAAGAGCTGAAGGGTCTCCCTGGATTTGATAATACGCGGGAGATGCTCATGAAAAGAGCGGAGAAATTAACAAATAAGTCATATACCGTTGCCCTTTTTGGTGCATTTAGTGCTGGTAAATCGTCTTTTGCGAATGCGCTCATAGGTGAAAGTGTACTGCCTTCTTCACCAAATCCGACAACGGCTACGCTAAACCGAATCTGCCCGGTTACCGATCGCCATACACATAAAACCGCGACGATTTTTTACAAAACAGAAGACGAGCTTCTTGAAGATCTTCAGCATTCCTTATCTTATTTTGGGGAGAATACTTTTTCAATAGAAGACAGTCTGAGAATCATAACGAACGGGAAACTATTCCTGAGAGAGTCGGCTGACACGAAGCCTCATGCTTTATTTCTAAGGGCCGTCCTAGAAGGAAAGAAAGAACTCGATTATCTTGGTAAGGAAAAGGAAGTAACCATGGACGAATACAGTGACATGGTTGTAAATGAAGCAAAAGCCTGCTTTATATCGTCGATTTCGCTTTATTATGATTGTCCGTTAACAAAGGAAGGCATTACGCTAGTTGATACACCTGGGGCTGATTCCATTAATGCACGGCACACGGGTGTTGCATTTCAGTATATGAAAAGCGCGGATGCTATTCTCTATGTAACGTATTACAATCATGCTTTCTCAAAAGCGGATCGAGAATTTTTGATTCAGCTTGGTCGGGTGAAAGATGTGTTTGAAATGGACAAGATGTTTTTCTTATTGAATGCGGCTGATCTTGCTGAGAATGGGGGTGAAATACAGCTTGTTCTCGACCACGTTGCGAATCAGCTACAGCAGTACGGCATCCGTCAGCCTTCGCTTTATCCTGTTTCAAGCCTAGCTGGTATGCTTGATTCGAAAGATAATTTAGAAGAAGGTGAGCAACGCTTTTTAAGCAACTTACCTGAAAGGTTAAAGAGAAAAGGCGGCATAACAGTGTTTGAAACACGTTTTTACCAATTTATTCGATCTGATCTTTCAAAAATGGCGGTTGAATCAAATCTTAGTGAACTAGAACGCGTTCAGAAATTACTTCAACAGTGGCTTGTGAATTTTGAAATGAATACGACTGAGAAAAATGAAAAACTGTCATCAATAAAAAGACGTTCGGAAGAGTTGAAAGACGAAATCACAGCGTATTCTTTCGAATCATCGATTAAAGCTGTTCAGCAGGAAGTGATAGAACTTGTTCACTATATTCCTCAGCGCCTGTTTTATCGCTTTAATGATTTCTTTAAAGAAGCTTTCAATCCATCTGTTATATCAGGACGTGAAGGGCTGATGCAGGCTTCTCATACCCTCTTAGAAGACATCGGGCAGGACTTAATTCAAGAGTTGAGGGCAGCATCCTTGCGAATGGATCGGTTTATTAAGGAAGAGTTGAAGAAAAGTGAGCGAGAAATACAGCTAGTCATCATCCAAAGACTTCCTGAGTTCCGTTCTTCAGCGGAGAACGATTACGAAATGGATACACCTCTATTTTCGCAGTCGATTTCCTCATGGCTTTCACTTGATCTCATTCAAAAGCAATCGCGCAGTCTGTTTAAAACACCTAAACAGTTTTTTGAACAGGAAGGGAGAAGCCAATTACACGATGAGCTTAAGCGTTTGTTTGAACAACCAGTAAAAGATTACCTGAATGCTGAGCAACAGGTACTAAGCGATAGTGCACTTCATTTCTTTGATCAAATGATCGCTGATTTAAAAGCACAGTTTACAGATCAAGTGCAAGCTCACGCTGTATCGCAGTCACGCATGCTGACGAGTGATGTAAATAAAAAACAGTTAGAAGAAAAGCGACAGGCGTTTGTGCAAATTCAATCTGAACTAGTGGGGGAGTAA